From the genome of Nicotiana sylvestris chromosome 1, ASM39365v2, whole genome shotgun sequence:
TTAGTCGGTTGAATTTGGTCTATACACTTCTTAGTAAGCGCAAGCTGCTGTGGTTTGTGCAAAATGGACTGGTTGAAGGGTGGGATGATCCTCGATTTCCGACTGTACAAGGGATAGTGCGCAGAGGGCTgaagattgaggcgctgatacagTTCATTCTTGAACAAGTAAGATAGCTACGGTGTTGCTTTATTGTTAACTTGAAGTACAATGAATGTTGTCAACACAAATTCATGTTTTCTAAATCACTCAGAATATCAATGCGTACTTAGGAAGGCGTCCCTTTGGAATAACCGTTTATTTCATAATCTGACTAAGCAAAACCATCTCTGTATTTTCTGTCATAAGTCTGAAATAAGAGATGGTTCTTCGCttctttgttgtttttgtttttcataCCCCTCCCTCTTCTTTTAGGTGAAAGAGGGGGGCAAAAACTTATTTTCCTTTATTGCGTACAGGACTTGCATTTGTAGTCCAAAGCAAGTCCTTTGACTAATCTGAGATTCTGAATTAGGAAGCATTCTTTTTTATATGTTTGATATTGTATCTTGAAGCCTAAAGAATGTTCTTCACGAAATCTTTAGGGAGCATCAAAGAATCTCAATCTAATGGAGTGGGACAAGCTGTGGGCCATTAACAAGAAGCTCATTGATCCTGTATGTCCTAGGCATACTGCAGTCATTGAAGAAAGACGAGTCCTATTGACTTTGAGTAATGGGCCAGATGATCCTTTTGTACGTATTGTACCCAAGCATAAAAAATATGCAGGTGCTGGGGAAAAGGCAACAACTTACTCCAAAAGAATCTGGATAGACTATGATGATGCTGTATCAATCTCTGTCAACGAGGAAGTAACATTGATGGATTGGGGTAACGCAATAGTGAAAGAGATACAGAAGGACCAAGAGGGTAATGTTACTCATCTGTCTGGGATTCTGCACCTTGAAGGGTCAGTTAAAACAACGAAGTTGAAGCTCACTTGGTTGCCAGAGAGTGATGAGCTTGTTAAACTCTCTTTGGTCGATTTTGACTATTtaattacaaaaaagaaggtaTGACTTTTTTCACTTAAATAGGTTTTATATTCAGATGGGTTTACAAAGTCCAGCCTTTCCTTTTACTAAACTATCTATAGTCTTTTCCTCCACATTTCCAATTAAATTTGGAGTTTTAATGTAGTCAAATTGTTGGAACCTGTGAATGTTTTATGGTATACCATATTGTTGAATTATGTGAAGTAAAACTGAAAAATACTATTGTTCCCTGGTAACAGTGAGAAGGGGCTATTTACTTTTTATTTGATGGGTAAGAAGGGGCTAATTCGTCTTGAATAATCAGATTGATACGAAGAAATTGAAGTGTGCCTTTTTGACTTTTGGATTGAGTTCTGGGAAGTATTGGTAATAAGGATGATTGAGTTTTCTTTCACAATTGACTTCGAACTTGGGAATCATGAGTATTCGATTAGTGTAGAGATCTGTAATGTAAGATATCGTAAAGACTATTGTTCACATACTATTACTGCAAAGCATGAAATTCTAGCCTATCCTTCTAGTAAACTAACTGTAGTCTTTCTTGCCTCCACATGGTCAGATAAATTTGTTTTTTAATGTAGTAGTTGATTTCTTAGAACTTTTAAATGTTTTACGATATGCTATATTGGTCAACAATGTCAAGCATTTTAGGAGATTATAAAATGATACAATTTTCTATATAATGTTAAGAAAGAGCTATTACTTTTGATTCAATAATATCATTGATCTAGATATAAGTGcatattatatggttttgatgGAGCTTTAGGAAATATTGGTGATACGAATTCTTTGGGTTGTCTATATGAAAAATATTACTGTAGAACTTATGAACGATGAGTATATTTTTACTGTTGGTTTGTCAAGCATTTACACAATGGTAGAAACGATATTTTTGCATACATTGGTAAAGAGAGCCCCCCTCAATAATAATATTGATTTAGAATATGAACTTTGTTATATGCTTCATACGAATTTTGGGGAAGTATTGATGATAGGGATGGTATGGAAAACAAAAAGGTAATAAAACCAGAGAGTACTATGAGCTCTCCCTACTTGTTTATAATCCATTACAGTGTAATGGAACAAACCCTTTGGCCCATTAACAATGTACATTTAAAGTTATATAATACCTTTCTTGATGTGCTGTTTTGGACTGTTTATTTGTTTCCACCTGACTTGGAGAGGACTTGGTAGTTGGTACCAATCATGTATTGAATTGTAAATTTTTGTCTTGCAGCTCGAGGAAGATGAGAATTTTGTTGATGTTGTTAATCCTTGCACAAGAAAGGAGACTTCGGCACTTGGTGATTCCAACATGAGAAACCTGAAGCGTGGAGACGTGTTGCAGCTGGAGAGGAAGGGCTACTTCAGATGTGATGTTCCTTTCTTAAGACCAACAAAATCAGTTGTTCTTTTTGCCATCCCAGATGGTAGACAACAACCAGTGTTGCGGTTTGCAGGCTCAGATGGCAAAACAAAATGAAGACAGTCAGTTTGATACATTAGTGCTGGATTACTGAGAAGTGACTGAAATCCTTCTAATGCAAGTTGATTAGATTACCAATCCTTAATTGTCTTGTTTTAGAAGTCTTTACTAGCTATATTAGTTTTTTGTTGTGTCGCAGACatagttgtggcattcttttgGCTGCAGATGTGAAACATGTGATATATACCTCGTTGCCCTAGTTTGTCATTTGGATAAATCATAAAACTAAGGTTACCTATTTTCAGTTTTTGCCTGATCGAGTTCTGTTCTCTTTTAATTATGTCGTGCCTTCGCTGAAACTACTAGTTGTTTTCATTGCTTACAGAGGAATCCCATGGTTTTATATGATTGTCTCGTTTTTGAAACCAAATTTACATAGGAAGGACTACGTTTTCTGTATTATATCACAAAGGGCATGAGGATAGCAGAACTTGGGAACTATGTTGTCCATTTCGTTCATCAAGTACATTTCTATTCCcaatatttttggtttatttAGTGAAGACCAGTTATGCACTATTTTAGAACCTTGAAACTATTTAAATATAATTTCTCTGGGATACATTATGAAATCAAAGCACCATATTTATGTTCCCATGACTTTGGTTTACGCTTTGTTAAACATGGTGCTTTAATTTCATAAcgtattttggttttggctaTTCAGAAATAGTTCATAGCAATATCAAGAATCACCTCACATTAGAATCTTAACCATCTTTTAGGTTTTCTTTCTTGTACGCTCACAGTAATTTTCGCCATCCAAAGGCACAATACATTTTATAATTGCcttaaaacatcttttaaaatGATTTAGTCCAAATCTGAACCTTTTCAGATCTGAGTTGTGCAGAAACTTACTCTAACCAACAATGAGCTTTTGCGCATGTTTTCTAGATTACGAGGCGTTCAAAGGCTTTTAGTTTTACTAAAAAGGGTAAGTTTAGACAACATTATTTGAGTGGTTAAGTAGTTATTAAGCAAATCTTATTCGCTTGAAACACAGAGCCAAATGAGGTAGCTCGACTAATTCCAAAGTTCAATTGTTTGGAATGCTTTTAAGGAAAAACAGAAGCAAAAAAAAGCAGCTTCTTCctagaagcacttttgagaaaagtaCTTAAAAACACTTTTTAAAAGTTTCGTCAAACCCTAATTGCTgcttaaaagtgtttttcaaattaattagccaaacacaaactgttctTTCAAAATaacttttgaaaaaagtactttttaaaaaaaatacttctcaaaataagctgatttttccaGCCTGGCCAAACAGGCTACAAAAATTCTGAACAATATAATTCACCTAACCCTCCTTTTttatgtggaaactataccactTTTTACGCTGTCATCATCCATATCATAACATATTTGAAAACCTGATTTGAAAAACCATAATTGTTACATTCGTTCTTCAGTCCCATCCCATTATCCTATTTTCATCTGATGATAGAATCATTCCATTTTGCCCTCCTTTTCTGAACAAATTTGTCAAATCTAAGTTGCTTTAGACGAAAGTGACTTCAGAACTGGCAATTTATTTAGTTAGTTTAATACACTAATTACTTGGTCGCGTAAAGAAATTAGACATGTATGACATTCATTATTCTTTTCGAAACCCCTTTTGAAGATATGAATTACCTAATTTATTTGGCAAAATGTATCAGTTCCCCTGACCTATACCCGGATTTCCAACTATACACTTTTTCTTTGCGAGAATCCTATTATTCctctaaacttattttaaataaaattatttgcacccttaacgctgacaaccaaactcttggcaagtggtgaGCTACACGCGTCCCACATATATTTTTAGcacttttttttattcttttttccttttcttgtccttttttcttatttcttattattctaaTTTTTTTTGGTGATTTCATTctctttccttttgttttggTCACCGGCGGCATAAAATGGTGGTCGTCGGAATTTCACAAACACTATTTTTTCCGGCGACAGATTTTTATCCCGATCTAAGTGtgttttgttatatatatataaatttttcttgaaagtgtaatttatgTATGGGAGGAagaacaaaagaaataaaaacgaatataAGATGAGAAAATTTTTTTcagttaaaatttcaatacatcatTTTCTTCCGGCGTGGGaaggttttccgatgatgaatttttCCCCCAAATCTGAAtgtattttgctttgcttatgaatagatctttttgagagtttaatttgtgtgaaaagaaaaaatggaagaaaaaacgGTTAGACAAAGTCGACGGTGAATGAATATTTGCCGGAAAtagagaagaaacgaaaaaaagtaaaagaaaaaagacaaagaaaaaggaaaaggaaaaaaaagtaagaaaaaaatgataaaaaagagtAAAATAATccgaaaattattttttcttgctTCTCACTCTCCTTTGGGAGAGTTAAATACACACACTCTGCCACGTCAGCGTCAGCGTTAAGGatgcaaataattccatttaaaataagtttaggagGCTAATAGaattcccgcaaagaaaaagtgtaTAGTTGAGATTACGGGTATAGGCCAGGGGGTACTTATTCATTTTCCCAATTTATTTTGAAGATCATTAAGCTCGACCAGTTACTTGATATCGTTTTCTGCAAATTTCTGTAAGGTACGTACTTTGTCGACACATTTTTGGAAGGATTAAGAAAAGAGTTCCTCTGAAGACAAATAAGAACTAAAGAATTTCTCTTCGGGAGATATAATTTTTAGTCAATTACAAATGTTATTTTAGTTACATGATTCTTTTTACACAAgataagtaaaaaataaaaataaaagacatGTTTCGATAGTACATAAAAGATCTTTCTTATGTTCATTTTCTTATATTCAAATTATTAGATGAGCTTTGGAGATAATTTACCCTTCCCCTTTtagtaaaaagtcaaaaatccGTACAGAGATTACATTATTGTTGACCAATAGGGAGATTCGGATTGCAGTCAATTACAAATATTATTTTAGTTATATGATCCTTTTCACACAAGATAAGTAAAAAACAACAAAGAAGATACAAATAAAGCACAAAAAATCTTTTGTATGATCATTTTCTTATATTCAAGTCGTTAGAGTAGGAGAAAAATACACAAAGATAACATTATTGCTGACGAATAGAGAAACGAAGTTCTCATAAGGTAAATACAACATTATTGGAAATAAATTTAGAAAGGATAAAAACAAATGAAAGTATCCATTCTCTTTCCTATTTGAACCCACACAAATCATTATCAATTAACAACCTCACCAAAGAAAATAATAGTCACGAGCAATTAACGAAAAGTCTATTTCTTAGGTGCAAGCCTTGACTTAATTTTCTCCACTTGTTTAGTTCCAATTTGGAATGCTTTAGTCAAGACGTGATCAGGAACAGTTGGTGAGGAAGCGAACAACGTTGTAGCAATAGATTGAGTCCCCGGCAACTGGCTGTTGAAGGCGGCGACAACCGCTGCCGGAACTTTGCCATTGTTTTGCTGGAAATGAACAAGTCCTTTAGGGAAAACAAACACTTCACCTTTTACAATATGTTTCGAAATCAAAACATTAGATGTTGTAATAAAACCAACATCTAATTCACCCTCTGTAACAAAGATCATTTCTGTAGCACGAGGATGAGTATGAGGTGGATTAATGCCACCAGGAGCATAGTCAATACGAGAAAGTGAGACACCAAGTGTGTTAAGACCAGGTACTTTCATAACATTGGCACCTGTGACTACGGAACCGTATGTGTTGTTTGTTGCTCCTGGCTTGGCTATGACCATTGATGAAAAGTCTATTTCTGAAAAGTTCTTCTTGCAAAGGAATCCATTTATGGTAAAACCTATATCATGTACATAAATAGAAAATTGAATAAGCACCAtgttataacaacaacaacatactcagtgtagttttcacaagtggggtctaaGGAGTGTAAAATGTAAAAGATAAATGGAAGGACAATAACAAGCAAACTAATTCTGTCACCAAAGTGAAAATACTAAAAGAACTAACACCAAGGGAATGCAAATAGAACACCGAAATAAATAAGCAGCATGGTTTACTTGAATCATGAAGATAATGATTAAATCATTATGTGTGACTGTTTTTAATCCAACTAGACATTAAACCCCCTGAAAAAGCTACACATCTTTTCCCAACTGAGACGAAGATAAATTGTATAGACAAAAATTTGATCCAAAATATATATCAGTCAAGAAAATCAATTTATTagccaattttttttctttacattTACTGTACTCCATCATTAATTACTCATTTAAGAAAGAGATAAAGAATTTTTTTGTCAAATACCCTTTTATGATTAATggtagtattaaatattttcttaagtTTGAAAAAAACAAACAGGTGAAAAGACAGCATACAGGAACTATGTTTGGTGGCCATTGTCACCAGTTGGTCATTAATATATATTAATATGGTCGATTTTCTATTTTTCGCCAGCTAATCAATAGTACTACCTAATTCTATTCAAGACTCCTATATCTTATGTATGGTACAAGTTGTAACATTTAATATGGTCGATTTTCTACTGTTGGCCAGCTAATATAGTTGGATCTTGATTTTCAACACGCCTAAATGATAAATGTAAGGAAGAAGAAAGAGCAAAAATTGGACAAGGAGAAATGTCAACATCCAGTACAAATGATAACTAAGacaaagaaaaccaaaaaaattAAGAACGAGCCAAAGAGATCCAAAACCCCCAAATTGAAGCACAAGACACTGATCAAGAATATACTTTTCTCAATCTAAAAGaaactaaaaatatatatatattttttttaaaaaaaaagaagaaaaagaagtaaaagTGTGCTAACTAATGGGAAAATTGAACTTACTGGAAGTAAGATCAGCAACACAAACATCTTGAAGCATGTCTGGATCTCCAGCAGAAACTTTGTTTAAGTTAATGGCTAAAATAGCCATAGCCATAATCACAAGAAGTTTTCCAAATGCAGACATGGTGGAAATAGAAAAGTACTATTCGTTAAACAACTCTTTGTTTAATATAAGCCGAAAAGGAAGCAATCAAAAGAGAGGCACGGAAATAGAGGAAGTTGAGAGGAGATTTGAATACTCTCTGCTGCTTTGGACAATGGGGAGAGAGAAAATTGGATGGCTATATTTATAAGGGGGAAAGACTAGAAAACAATGGTGGACTTTGAAGTCACGTGAGCAAAACGTGCGGGTTTTTAACGCTGTGTTCGTAAACGCACGAAACATGCTCTTTTTTCTCTTCGACCCAAAGCAAAGGCATGAATTGAGGGCCCATAATAGCTTGAATTTTGGGCTTACGTGTACCCGTTGACGAGACCTGACTAATTTATACTAGTCTTTTAATCATCTTTTGTAAACTCATTTAATTTCTGAGTAACCATCCATAAGTTTAGTATTTAAAGTGACAAAAATTAGCTTAGTAACTTCTGTGTAATAGTAACTTATACATTGAATAATTTTAAAGTGATAAAAGAAGTTTAATGACTTCTAAAAAAATGATGTAAGCTCTAAGACCATTTAAGAAATTAGATCTACAATGTAACTTTGAGGATTTTTTACGGGGAAACAAATAGTATAGACCACATTAATCGCTTCAACGTGACAAAGTTTTTGCATAACTTATCCAAACAATAGGAATTCAACAAGGCTGTTTGACCTATATAAACTCTACGCGGCATTGCATATGTCATGGATGACTTAGCCATTTGgatataaaaatca
Proteins encoded in this window:
- the LOC104240942 gene encoding nectarin-1-like codes for the protein MSAFGKLLVIMAMAILAINLNKVSAGDPDMLQDVCVADLTSSFTINGFLCKKNFSEIDFSSMVIAKPGATNNTYGSVVTGANVMKVPGLNTLGVSLSRIDYAPGGINPPHTHPRATEMIFVTEGELDVGFITTSNVLISKHIVKGEVFVFPKGLVHFQQNNGKVPAAVVAAFNSQLPGTQSIATTLFASSPTVPDHVLTKAFQIGTKQVEKIKSRLAPKK